One Pseudoalteromonas sp. NC201 DNA segment encodes these proteins:
- a CDS encoding heavy-metal-associated domain-containing protein → MMLRLRVEKMVCGHCVKAITEAMQAADSQAQVNVRLDDKIVEISSTKGEDEVIAIIRNAGYNAELINESFA, encoded by the coding sequence ATGATGTTAAGACTAAGAGTAGAAAAAATGGTCTGTGGTCACTGTGTAAAAGCAATCACAGAAGCAATGCAAGCGGCTGATAGCCAAGCGCAAGTGAATGTCCGCCTAGACGATAAAATCGTTGAAATTTCAAGCACCAAAGGAGAAGACGAGGTTATCGCTATTATTCGTAATGCAGGCTATAACGCAGAACTCATCAACGAAAGCTTTGCCTAA